A genomic region of Saccopteryx bilineata isolate mSacBil1 chromosome 1, mSacBil1_pri_phased_curated, whole genome shotgun sequence contains the following coding sequences:
- the GAPT gene encoding protein GAPT isoform X1: protein MADHSSTFLFLSLLFWSFPSFISASVYDSTKAKVEWTKLPPDTVQLYINSHEVTSISYNESHLPKLRFLNLSSHCVRTLSEKALLGLKEKCLKKLPESSLNQTQEVITSVCACEFIRSYTTPPNNTVCAEMLTSCGNGSVGISLGLSLLLLLLLLCGIGCVWHWRHRDTTQFAFPRFLQRRSSKKRDYSKTLSLSSYVISSRSKVQTQDSQPAAKGTRPHDSYENLEAGGSKAEEAYKELYENTRQCHLEDHIYGNAVSCDYYNFQRLGAPKAPQEEDIYILPD from the coding sequence ATGGCTGATCACTCCTCCACCTTCCTTTTCCTGAGTTTACTATTCTGGTCTTTtccttcattcatttctgcttCAGTCTATGACTCAACAAAAGCAAAAGTAGAATGGACGAAACTTCCCCCTGACACGGTACAATTGTACATCAACAGTCACGAAGTGACAAGCATTAGCTACAATGAAAGTCACCTTCCCAAACTTCGctttctcaatctctcttctCATTGTGTCCGAACTTTGTCAGAGAAAGCTCTCTTGGGTCTGAAAGAGAAATGCCTGAAAAAGCTTCCAGAATCATCCTTGAACCAAACCCAGGAAGTAATTACGTCGGTCTGTGCCTGTGAATTCATCAGGAGCTACACCACCCCACCAAACAACACAGTTTGTGCAGAAATGTTGACAAGCTGTGGCAACGGTTCTGTGGGTATTTCTCTGGGGCTCTCCcttctgctgctgctactgctgctctGTGGAATCGGCTGTGTGTGGCACTGGAGACACCGGGACACGACACAGTTTGCCTTCCCCAGGTTTCTGCAAAGGAGAAGCAGCAAGAAGAGAGACTATTCCAAAACGCTATCCTTGAGTTCCTACGTCATCAGCTCGAGGTCGAAAGTTCAGACCCAAGACAGCCAGCCTGCTGCCAAGGGAACTCGCCCACACGACAGCTATGAAAACTTGGAGGCTGGTGGGTCCAAAGCTGAAGAAGCCTACAAGGAGCTGTATGAGAACACTCGGCAGTGCCACCTCGAGGACCACATCTATGGAAATGCAGTGTCATGTGACTATTACAACTTCCAGAGGCTGGgtgctcccaaagcccctcaagAAGAAGACATATATATTCTTCCGGATTGA
- the GAPT gene encoding protein GAPT isoform X2, whose translation MLTSCGNGSVGISLGLSLLLLLLLLCGIGCVWHWRHRDTTQFAFPRFLQRRSSKKRDYSKTLSLSSYVISSRSKVQTQDSQPAAKGTRPHDSYENLEAGGSKAEEAYKELYENTRQCHLEDHIYGNAVSCDYYNFQRLGAPKAPQEEDIYILPD comes from the coding sequence ATGTTGACAAGCTGTGGCAACGGTTCTGTGGGTATTTCTCTGGGGCTCTCCcttctgctgctgctactgctgctctGTGGAATCGGCTGTGTGTGGCACTGGAGACACCGGGACACGACACAGTTTGCCTTCCCCAGGTTTCTGCAAAGGAGAAGCAGCAAGAAGAGAGACTATTCCAAAACGCTATCCTTGAGTTCCTACGTCATCAGCTCGAGGTCGAAAGTTCAGACCCAAGACAGCCAGCCTGCTGCCAAGGGAACTCGCCCACACGACAGCTATGAAAACTTGGAGGCTGGTGGGTCCAAAGCTGAAGAAGCCTACAAGGAGCTGTATGAGAACACTCGGCAGTGCCACCTCGAGGACCACATCTATGGAAATGCAGTGTCATGTGACTATTACAACTTCCAGAGGCTGGgtgctcccaaagcccctcaagAAGAAGACATATATATTCTTCCGGATTGA